The Sediminispirochaeta smaragdinae DSM 11293 genome has a segment encoding these proteins:
- a CDS encoding iron-containing alcohol dehydrogenase yields the protein MHEEAAALEAIPRTLMGAGSVLRLGRVIREGWGNSISTVALISGGSSFDRTPLSSRIIAGLYEENLRLLRFHVSGEPSPALVDRCVADIKKNQQERGAELIVVGIGGGSVIDTAKAAAACATMEEPSRRYLEGVGDLIPTGTRLPFIAIPTTSGTGSEATKNSVLSSVGTAGFKKSMRHPALIPDMAMFDPMLLDAAPYGVTAPAGWDAVTQLLEAAVSTKATILTDLYSFAGLSLSSTAFPSACEFSKADGEDLSEEDRQARYRVRSDMALAAFYSGIALASAGLGLVHGAAGVLGGNRAIPHGVACGLLLPPVTKALTMRIPSNDGKIRYAACGYLLSGHIKGREAAFSAAREAVDSGIALLNETLTSWQRSYPLSGLSDYGFTEEELTALAAKASMKNSPAKLSFEELAKILTGLL from the coding sequence ATGCATGAAGAAGCTGCTGCGCTGGAAGCCATTCCTCGAACCCTCATGGGTGCCGGTAGTGTGCTCCGACTTGGAAGAGTGATTCGAGAAGGGTGGGGTAATTCTATTTCCACCGTTGCGCTCATAAGCGGCGGTTCCTCTTTCGATCGCACCCCCCTTTCTTCCCGTATCATTGCAGGGCTATACGAAGAAAATCTTAGACTTTTACGTTTTCATGTTTCCGGCGAGCCTTCGCCTGCGCTGGTCGATCGGTGTGTCGCCGATATAAAGAAAAATCAGCAAGAGCGGGGAGCCGAACTTATTGTCGTCGGCATCGGAGGGGGAAGCGTTATCGACACGGCTAAGGCTGCTGCCGCCTGTGCAACGATGGAAGAGCCATCCCGACGCTATCTTGAAGGGGTCGGGGACCTGATTCCGACCGGAACGCGTCTTCCTTTCATTGCCATTCCCACCACCAGCGGTACCGGTAGCGAGGCCACGAAAAATAGCGTTCTTTCCTCCGTCGGAACAGCGGGCTTTAAAAAATCGATGCGTCATCCGGCCCTTATTCCAGATATGGCAATGTTTGACCCCATGCTCCTTGATGCCGCCCCCTACGGCGTAACAGCGCCTGCCGGTTGGGATGCAGTTACGCAATTGCTCGAGGCTGCGGTCTCTACAAAAGCAACTATACTTACCGATTTATATAGCTTTGCCGGTCTTTCTCTTTCCTCCACGGCCTTTCCTTCGGCCTGTGAATTTTCAAAAGCGGATGGGGAGGACCTCTCCGAAGAGGATCGACAGGCGCGCTACCGGGTACGTTCGGATATGGCCCTTGCCGCTTTTTACAGCGGTATAGCCCTTGCAAGCGCCGGATTAGGCCTCGTTCATGGTGCTGCCGGAGTATTGGGCGGAAATCGCGCTATTCCTCACGGGGTTGCCTGCGGTCTGCTGCTTCCACCTGTCACAAAGGCGCTAACGATGCGTATACCTTCAAACGATGGAAAGATTCGCTATGCCGCCTGCGGTTATCTGCTTTCGGGGCATATAAAAGGGCGGGAAGCAGCATTTTCTGCGGCACGGGAAGCCGTCGACAGCGGAATTGCACTTCTCAACGAAACCCTTACTTCGTGGCAACGTAGCTACCCCCTGTCCGGACTTTCCGACTACGGTTTCACCGAGGAAGAGCTTACGGCTTTGGCGGCCAAAGCCTCCATGAAAAACAGCCCGGCAAAACTCTCCTTTGAGGAACTTGCAAAAATTCTTACCGGGCTGTTGTAA
- the yhbY gene encoding ribosome assembly RNA-binding protein YhbY, with the protein MELSSKQRAYLRKLAHDLNPVVMVGKEGMNNNIVRATERALDEHELLKLRFVDHKQEKREMSRYLADECSAELISVIGNVAILFRQARDPDRRQIKLPFFRS; encoded by the coding sequence ATGGAACTTAGTAGTAAACAACGGGCCTATCTACGCAAGCTGGCCCACGACCTTAATCCCGTGGTGATGGTGGGAAAAGAGGGAATGAATAATAATATTGTTCGTGCGACCGAGCGTGCCCTCGATGAGCACGAGTTGCTGAAGCTTCGCTTCGTAGATCACAAGCAGGAAAAACGGGAAATGAGTCGCTATCTTGCCGATGAATGTTCTGCCGAACTTATCTCCGTCATTGGAAATGTTGCAATACTCTTCAGACAGGCTCGTGATCCTGATCGTCGTCAGATAAAACTTCCTTTTTTTCGGAGCTAA
- a CDS encoding AMP-dependent synthetase/ligase has product MKKRNKEPWKFLDTYRGTVFMGEWPTLVEMFRITVSRYPEHRCLSIYEPDNIFLNYRETLDVVEKVGNYLVKLGIGKGDKVAVTGKNSPEWAVAYLAVLFAGGIVVPLDYQLHVPELNALMKFADVKLLFSDEEKFDQLDGNGILSKEDKISLSPRKPGYVFECVEPESLPRAYPEEDDLAAILFTSGTMGDPKGVMLTHKNLVSDCYLAQGNMNIFDTDVFYALLPLHHSYTMLAVFIESLSVGAEIIFAKKLAIKQILHDLKEGKVTMFLAIPMLFNKMLKGLLRGIREKGVLVYGIIRGLMYLSGLIKKIFKVNPGKAMFKGLLAKLSLDTNRICICGGGPLPSSTFSLFNQLGIDFVQGYGLTETSPIINLNPKEAYKENSVGQIIPHIEMKILNPDESGIGEIVVKGSVVMQGYYNNEAATREVFTDDGWFCTGDVGYLDDDNYLYLTGRKKNLIVTEGGKNVFPEEIEDRFQLFDEIEQILVRGFVIDKKMKSEGIEALVYPSQDAFEALGKKRGSAYTPEEIKARIQEIVDEVNRDLLSYKKIARVIITEEAMEMTTTKKIKRFAVEGEA; this is encoded by the coding sequence ATGAAGAAACGAAACAAAGAACCGTGGAAATTTCTCGATACATACAGGGGCACCGTTTTTATGGGAGAATGGCCAACCTTGGTCGAAATGTTCCGTATAACGGTAAGCAGGTACCCTGAGCATCGCTGTCTTTCCATATACGAACCTGACAATATCTTTCTTAATTACCGTGAAACCCTGGATGTGGTCGAGAAGGTAGGAAATTATCTTGTCAAACTGGGAATAGGTAAGGGCGATAAGGTGGCTGTAACCGGAAAAAATAGTCCGGAGTGGGCCGTTGCCTACCTTGCCGTGCTTTTTGCCGGCGGAATTGTTGTTCCCCTTGATTATCAGTTGCATGTGCCTGAACTTAATGCACTGATGAAATTTGCCGATGTAAAGCTTCTTTTTTCTGATGAAGAAAAATTTGATCAGCTTGACGGAAACGGGATCCTTTCGAAAGAAGATAAGATCAGCCTTTCGCCACGGAAACCGGGGTATGTCTTCGAATGTGTGGAGCCGGAATCTCTTCCGAGAGCGTATCCCGAAGAGGATGATCTCGCCGCCATCCTTTTCACCAGCGGAACCATGGGAGATCCCAAGGGGGTTATGCTGACACATAAAAACCTTGTCTCCGACTGTTACCTGGCTCAGGGCAATATGAATATTTTCGACACCGACGTCTTCTATGCCCTTCTTCCTCTGCACCATAGCTACACCATGCTTGCGGTCTTTATAGAGTCTCTGTCGGTGGGGGCCGAGATCATTTTTGCAAAAAAACTTGCCATCAAACAAATTCTCCATGATTTGAAAGAGGGCAAGGTAACCATGTTTCTTGCCATTCCCATGCTCTTTAACAAGATGCTCAAGGGGCTTTTACGGGGCATTCGGGAGAAAGGGGTTCTTGTATACGGAATTATTCGGGGCCTCATGTATCTCAGTGGCCTTATCAAAAAGATTTTTAAGGTAAACCCGGGAAAGGCGATGTTTAAGGGGCTGCTCGCCAAGCTTTCTTTGGATACCAACCGCATCTGTATCTGTGGCGGAGGACCGCTTCCTTCATCGACCTTTAGTCTTTTCAACCAGCTTGGGATCGATTTCGTCCAGGGCTACGGATTGACCGAGACCTCGCCGATCATCAATCTCAACCCTAAAGAGGCCTACAAAGAGAACTCCGTGGGGCAGATCATTCCTCATATTGAAATGAAAATCCTTAATCCAGACGAAAGCGGCATCGGCGAGATCGTCGTTAAGGGGTCGGTAGTCATGCAGGGCTATTACAACAATGAGGCCGCCACCCGTGAGGTTTTTACCGATGACGGATGGTTCTGTACCGGCGATGTCGGCTACCTCGATGATGATAACTACCTTTATCTTACCGGCCGAAAGAAGAATCTCATCGTTACCGAAGGTGGAAAAAATGTCTTTCCCGAAGAAATTGAGGATCGATTCCAGCTTTTCGACGAGATAGAACAGATTCTTGTGCGCGGCTTTGTTATCGACAAGAAGATGAAGAGCGAGGGGATCGAGGCACTTGTTTATCCGAGCCAGGATGCCTTCGAAGCTTTGGGCAAAAAACGGGGGAGCGCATATACGCCTGAGGAAATTAAGGCGAGGATTCAAGAGATCGTTGATGAAGTCAACCGTGACCTCCTCTCATATAAAAAGATCGCAAGGGTTATAATAACCGAGGAGGCGATGGAAATGACGACTACCAAGAAGATAAAGCGATTTGCGGTGGAAGGAGAAGCGTAG